From the unidentified bacterial endosymbiont genome, one window contains:
- a CDS encoding ATP-binding protein, translating to MKVSFQIKLFVSLVAFFSVLFALLGGYYYVDVGRQLYQEMSARAKIQAEEIALIPSLRKQVERKDINAIHDFMQKIAAHSDASFIVIGDNKGLHLFHSVFADRVGKTLVGGDNEEVLRGKSTTTIRKGGLGISLRSKAPIFNNAGQVVGIVSVGYLTSYLDTITVNKVVNILIAGVLLLIALFIFSWFFTRSIKKQIFSLEPREIGLLVRQQKAMMESIYEGVIAIDDNLRIEVINQAARKLLGLSQPARALRGQLISNVIAPVAFFNARTMLAKDTHDEICRFNDLTVIASRVRIMLEDSLQGWVITFRDRNEIDSLSAQLSQVKRYVDNLRIMRHEQLNRMTTLSGLLHMGRYEEAIGYIQAQSEHAQELLDFISSRFRSPTLCGLLLGKAARAREKGVELNFDPACRMDRAFQTLPEEELISIIGNLLDNAIEATQRAPLPHAPVDVLIKLSEQELIIEVADQGIGIKPDIRERIFERGITTKTRGDHGIGLYLIESYVTQAGGAIEVADNIPRGAIFSLFIPATGTARRPAQKLEDTDYAS from the coding sequence ATGAAAGTATCGTTTCAAATTAAGCTGTTCGTTTCTTTGGTTGCGTTTTTCTCAGTCCTGTTTGCGCTGCTGGGGGGATATTATTATGTCGATGTCGGCAGGCAGCTTTATCAGGAGATGAGCGCGCGCGCAAAAATACAGGCTGAAGAGATTGCGCTTATTCCCTCTCTGCGTAAACAAGTTGAACGCAAAGATATCAACGCCATCCATGATTTCATGCAAAAAATAGCCGCCCACAGCGATGCCAGTTTTATTGTGATAGGGGATAACAAAGGGCTGCATCTGTTTCATTCTGTCTTTGCCGACCGGGTGGGTAAAACTCTGGTGGGCGGTGACAACGAAGAGGTGTTGCGCGGCAAGAGCACCACCACCATCCGTAAGGGCGGTTTGGGTATTTCTCTGCGCAGCAAAGCCCCTATTTTCAACAATGCCGGGCAGGTGGTGGGGATTGTCTCGGTGGGGTATTTGACCAGCTACCTGGACACCATCACCGTCAATAAAGTGGTCAATATTCTGATCGCTGGCGTGCTGTTGCTGATCGCCCTGTTTATCTTTTCCTGGTTCTTCACCCGCAGTATCAAAAAGCAGATCTTCTCTCTTGAGCCGCGAGAGATCGGTCTGCTGGTGCGCCAGCAAAAAGCGATGATGGAATCGATTTATGAAGGAGTGATAGCCATTGATGATAACCTGCGCATTGAAGTGATCAACCAGGCGGCGCGTAAGCTGTTGGGCCTGAGCCAACCCGCGCGAGCACTGCGCGGCCAGCTGATTAGCAACGTCATCGCTCCTGTTGCGTTCTTCAATGCCCGGACCATGCTGGCGAAAGATACACATGACGAGATTTGCCGCTTTAACGACCTCACCGTGATTGCAAGCCGGGTGCGCATTATGCTGGAAGATTCCCTTCAGGGCTGGGTGATCACCTTCCGCGATCGCAACGAGATCGACTCGCTCAGCGCGCAGTTGAGCCAGGTTAAACGCTATGTCGATAACCTGCGCATCATGCGCCACGAGCAGCTAAACCGCATGACCACGCTCTCTGGCCTGCTGCATATGGGACGCTATGAAGAGGCGATTGGCTATATTCAGGCGCAGTCGGAACACGCTCAGGAGCTGCTGGACTTTATCTCGTCACGTTTTCGCTCCCCGACGCTGTGCGGCCTGCTGTTAGGGAAAGCGGCACGCGCGCGTGAAAAAGGCGTGGAGCTGAATTTCGACCCGGCCTGCCGGATGGACAGAGCGTTCCAGACCCTGCCTGAAGAAGAGTTGATTTCCATTATCGGCAATTTGCTGGATAACGCCATTGAAGCCACCCAGCGCGCCCCGCTCCCACATGCGCCGGTTGACGTGCTGATAAAACTGAGCGAGCAAGAACTGATTATTGAAGTGGCCGACCAGGGCATCGGCATCAAACCAGACATCCGTGAACGGATATTTGAACGCGGCATCACCACCAAAACGCGCGGCGATCATGGCATCGGCCTGTATCTGATTGAAAGCTACGTCACGCAGGCTGGCGGCGCGATAGAAGTCGCCGATAACATCCCACGCGGTGCAATTTTTTCTTTGTTTATTCCCGCCACGGGAACCGCCCGGCGTCCCGCACAGAAACTGGAAGATACCGATTATGCATCATGA